The segment CCCCGGAACGCCCTGTCTCTCGGAACACCAGCGCTGCTGACGTGCTTCCGGGGAGCCAGTTCGGCCGAGGGCCTAGTCCCTCCGGCGAGTGGTGGGAACTGCGCGTGTGGTGGTGAGCAGTGCTACGGGGCCGCGCGGATGGGGGCGCTGGGGCGCCACCGCTCGGGAGGCACCGCACCTTCCCACTGCGTCCCACATGAAGTCTTCTTCTTGGGGCACCCCCTTGCAGTGACTCGGCCACCGGACACACCACATGGCCGGGGGAGGCGAGGCTGCcgccaaaaagaagaagaagacccGGAGAGAGGCCTGTGGGCCGCAGGGAGGCGAGAAGGCTTCGGGAGAGCAGACCCCAGAGGAAGCCCCCCTCAGCGCGGAGGAGCAGGCAAGGGCGGCCGGCAGCGGGAGTCTGGTCGGGCTTTGCGCGGTGACTGTGGATGGacgggggtgggagatgggacgCAGGGATTTGGTGTCCCCGCGGGCCGCCCGGACCGGAGCCGTGGGGTCCTCAGGTTCTCTCACAGTCTCTTCCATTCCGTCTAGGCAGAGCAGCTGGCCCGGGAACTGGCCTGGTGCGTGGAGCAGTTGGAGCTGGGACTGAGGATGCAGAGACCCAGCCCAAAGCAGAGTGAGGGTCCTCCCTGAGGTGGAGAGAACGGTGGCACTTCTGCGACTTGCCCCGCCGCCGGGACGGATGCCTCTACATCCATCCCGGGACTGGGGAGCCGAGGGGAGAGGGCGTACGTAACTAGTCCCCGTTTTTGTCCGCAGAAGAGCAGGCCGCTGCAGCACTCCGAACCCTCCGCAGCGGAAGGACCTCGGTACCCCGCAAGAGGCAGCTGATGCGCTCCTTGTTTGGGGACTACAGGGCGCTCATGGAAGCCCAGCGGCGCGAAGCCTTGCGTTTGCTTAAGGCGGGTGAGAGCTGTGAATGGCTACTTTCGAGCTATCCAGTTCTAGCGGGTAGAGAAAGGACACCGAAGCGACCTGCCTGGGCATTGGGTGTGGGAGGAATGGGCTCAGAAAAGCTCTGAGGCATCAGGAAAGTCTGGGTGGCGGAGTATAGGAAGTAAGGTACTTGGGGGATGCATGCTGCTAAAAGGCTGGGATTTTCGCAGCACGAAGGATTCCTGAAAATTACCAGGGGTCTCTCGAACACAGAGCCGGAAATAGCCCTTGAGCTTCCCACTTTTCCACCTAAAAACTGAAACATGAGACCAGAGGGTAAAgcgcttttcttgcatgcaggagactttggttgcatccctggcatctcttttgggcctctgagcaccacagataCTCCTCCATCCCCAAAAGTCTGCCTAGTTTTTGACCTTGGATCTGGAAAGTTAACCCAGTCAGGTTGAGCATATTGTATGCCTGCCTAaggcctggtttgattcccagcactgcaggttgAACAAGAGCTGGGAGTAACATGCCTAAtgaccacagggtgtgacctctGCCCAtcttgaaaaggaaaaagaacatttgGGATCTTGGGATTGGAGATGCAGAGTTAATTTTTTCTCTGACTCTTAatgctgtgtctgtgtatgtgtggtaATACCAACTTTATAATTTTGGAAAGTAAGTTGTTTAATTTATGTAATTACGTTTAAGTTAGAGTTGTTTGGGTGCATCTAATAGGAACGGTTGCTGATTTCTGACTTTTCTTCCCGTCCCCTACAGCAGCTCATGTGGCCCAGGTGCATCCTGTAGGTGAGGCTGCCAGAAAGAAGAGTGGGAAGGTCTGCCGGCCTCGCCTGGCAGCAGGAGCAAAGGACACCAGTGATATTCTTGATGAAGACTTtaagtttaatttcttttaactcTCTCCTGGCACAGTTCTCACCCAGGTGCTCTGGATGTTTGTCTTAGAGCCCATCCTTGAATGCTCTGCTCTGTGGGGCAGATGTGGATTGGTCTCACCTTTGCTTGTCAGTAAATGGTTGTTGTGTACATTTGAGATGAATCCATTGAGTGTTGTCACACATGCACAAGGGTTTCAGGTTAAATGACCTTTTTGATAGAAGAGGaaagaacatttgaaaatcatttaataggggctgcagcaatagtgtagcagtagggtgcttgccttgcacgtgtccaacccatattccatccctggcatcctatgaagtcccctgaacattgccaggactaattcctgagtgcagagccaggagtaacccctgaacccctcctcccccgcaaaaaaaaaaaagtccaataaACTGAAATGGGatactgtggattgaacctgggtctgccatgtgtaaggcaggtATCgggcttgctgtactatttccagTGCCTAAAGCACTCTTAAaattgatttctgttttgttttggggccacacctggtgatgttcagggcttactgctgactactcagagatcacttctggctgtgcttaggggaacTTCAAGGGGTGTCATAGATTGAAATGGGTAGCTGCATGTAAGTCAACTGCCTTACCTgcttcctatctctctggcccctaaaacgaatattaagtgaaaatgaatgaaagtaGGAAGTAacttttggggagtgggggatacacccagcgatgcttaggggttactcctggttctgcactcaggaattactcctggcagtgtaaaAAGATTTTAAGAAAGTCTTTGACATTAATGCTTGCAGGCCTTCAGCCTGAGGCTCCTATCTGAGCAGGTGTGATTCTCAGGAAGTCAGGTGACTTCCTGCAGGCAGACAGCCTTTACTCTTAGAAGCACAGagtatcttctttttctttaattttgaaaaattttgtggttttggggccacacccagtgatgcccagggtttattcctggtggtgcactgggaccaatatgggatgtgtggaattgaaccctggttggctgcatgcaagtcaaattccctccctgctgtacttttgctccgaCCCCAGGCAGGGAACTTCTTTCCCCAACACTCTTGATTAGAAGTCTGTCTTGAACCTTAGTGGATGATCTCTTTAAACTTTGGAtgtttcaggactggagagatagtacagcatgtaggacccctgccttgcacatggccaacctggttctatcactggcatcctgtaagatcctctgagcactgccaattcctgagtatagaaccaggagtaacccctaagcatcgctgggtgtaaccttccccccccccaaaacatgcacacacacacacctggatgtTTCAAATCTCATTTTGGTGCTTGGAAGCTACCAGGTCCACATCTGGTGTTCCTGAGAGTAGGGAGAATGtcatgctgagaattgaattcaGGGGtctcacatgccttgcatgtgctttaccacctgaactatctcctcagctccataatgattttctttgtgtgtgttcagAGTTTTGGTCATGCCaatgtttgtatttaaaattttctattaagtcaaaaaagaagaggaagggttAGGaagactcagtggtagagtatatgcctcatgtgtgaggctctggtttTCATCTCTTGCACCAGAAAACTTGATGGCAGAtactaacaaattttttttttttttttttttttgctttttgggtcacagtgatgcacaggagttacttttggctctgcactcagaaattactcctggtgctcaggggatcatatgggatgctgggaatcgaaccctggttggccgcgtgcaaggcaaacaccctacccactgtgctgttgctccagccccaatactgacAAATTCTAAGCTGACAGTGTATTTGTCTTCACTGTTAGTTGGGCAGTATTTGTTTCTTGTCCTCTACTTTAAGCAAGATAATGCCCTAATAGAAAATTGTGTTATTTTggatcagggagatagctcaaaggggctAGAGTGCAGGAAGTCTGGTTTGGTCCCCTTGGGTAGCACACCACACCACTTAGTTCCTGAACTAAGGAAGCAACCTCTTAACATTGCTTGTGGGGAgtggccacaaaaaaaaatcagaaatctaAGTGTTAAGTTTGTcagtattgaatcaccatattcaggcttatgtttcagttatacaatattcaaacacctatcccttcaccagtgcccatattctaccaccaaaaaccccagtatacctcccgccccgccccccccaactgcataactgatgaatttcacttcattttctctttaccttgattacattccatatttcaacacaaaactcgctattgttgttggagttttccccccatgaaagacagccctactaccaaggaagcatttgataattagttttccattgcttagaatgaagagatatgtagccccactatTCCAGGTACataactgtttttttcttttccctttttttttccctcctcctccccgttcTTGCACCTCATAGTatagtggacaccacaccgcgtttctcctcgaaaatgggaaacagctgggaaagaggaatattttctctttctcggTGGCGTGGGGCTATTGTTCAGTTCATAGTCTAgggaaatagctgctactttgattaccttcaatatttaaaaaaaaaaaactcagttattgtttggagtttcccccccaaagtcagacctgctaaaaaggaaccatttcacattgctgacaagaGATGTTAAGTTGTGCAGCCACGGcagcgaggttttggatttctgtataaagtccagggaaaattctcccagaaattgcatagcccagcttacagtcccagtgcattgctataagaagctgttctggatgccaaaatggattaggcctctggaatcaaagtctttaggcgcagagggtccatttcactctcagcagctctggatttatctgtgCTGAGGGTGTGGTGTAACagccacttcccatgattccctaggagccccaaagtgaaaaaaaagtatacctctgggttaggagtcttagaaggtggctctcgccacatggataTTGGCtaccgccgccattttccgtgcagagaaacaaggtggagaggaaagatccccgggcagcgcagagttgtagcccagctcgcagtcccaatgcattgctgcgAGAAGCTGCTCTGGATACCAAAATTggttaggcctctggaatcaaagtctttaggtgcagagggttcTCCAAGCACTTTGAATTAAAGCAAAGGCATttttacaagaaagaaaaattgtttactgggttgaagagatagctcaaaagttGAGTACacactttttttggttgttgttcattatgatttattacattcaattccCAATTGAACAATTGGTGTCAaatcccaacaccaatctcaccaccattatactttcccaTCATCATTAGTTCCAATTTTCCAAATCACCACTTAAGCCTccagtagcaggccctaaataatttattttgtattgcttgttacgagtaatttgctaaaaatgatcaaaaaagattttcttagagaaaacttgaagattgtatctcaccctggagcaatTGAacacttgtataagagattactaacatgttatagGTTAAGCCTTAGGTGTTAATATTTCAGTCGAGATTCGTTGCCtactactttacatcccatctaaTGGAGTACACACTTTTCCATGCTGGAGCCtcagtttgatttctggtaccacTTGGTCCCCATGAACCCTGAGTACCTCTGTGTGTGGCTTCTTCCATCAAGTTTCTGATTAGTGTGTATGGCATGTTTTCACTTCCTTAGGCCTTTTTGATTATATATAAACTAGTTCTGGGAGAGCTTTTAACTTGTATACATGCCTTGAAGTCCTGGAATAAACTGCGGGGAGACTGGTTTCTCACCAGAGGGCACCATTATACGTTTATACTATTGGAAAATCTCATTTTGTTTGTTGCTGCTTAATTCCAGTAGTCCTGTAACTAGCTGAGTTGTCAGAAAAGAATGTATTCCAGACTCTAAGATACAAAATGCACTACTAAAGAATATTGTGGGTTTTGTAACCGGTTCATAGCAGTTCCTGATCTCTTTCTACTGATGGTGAAGTTCACGATCCGATAGTAGTACAGATCTTGACTCCTCTCAATGCCCTTAATTGGACTGATACATTTCAGTGGATTTGAGGTCAGCCTCAGAAATACATAATACCCTTGAGTGATTCTGGTACAGAGAAGAGTCCTAATGGTATTGTAACAACCATCTcagttacatattttatttctttgagagtTCAAAATACACAACCTTCTGTTATGTTTTCTACTCTGCTAAGTAGAGGGGGTTGAGAGCATGGTACTGCCCCAGTACCTTGGTCCTCATCATTGGAATTTTTGGGGTTCTCTTTAGTCCAGACCTGAATAAAGAACTGGAAGAACAAGACTTCTTGGTCTTTGACTTGTGGGACCGAAGCAGGGCATCAGGTCCTCATGAGCTGACCTGAAATAGGTTATTGTATTGCTTATTAGTTATACTCTTtgtgattctatttatttatttattttttggtttgggagccacacttggaaatgctcaggggttattcctgcactcaggaatcacttgtggtggtgctccagggaccacatgggtgccggggatcaaacccttgttggtcacatgcaaggcaagtgttctacccacagtactactgtactatcttttcagctccACTCCATGTAGTTCTTACTGAAGCTAAGAGCCTACATGCCTTGAAGTCCTAGAATAAGCTGCAGGTACACTGGTGTCTCACCATAGAGGGCACTTCCCTGCATGATGGCAGCTCCAGGACTTGATCCTCACAGAGGTTTGGAACTGACTTCAAGAAGTAAGgatctgagggctggagtgatagtacagcgggtgggttgtttgccttgcatgcagctgacccgggttcgatttccagcatcttatatggtcccctgagcactgccaggggtaattcctgagtgtagagccaggagttacccctgtgtattgccgtgtgtgacccaaaaagaaaaaaggagtaaGGATCTAAGAAACAAGTCTCTGTGCATTCCTTGCCAAATCAGTTACTCATTCCTTATGTAAttgcacaccccccacacacaattacttcatttttaaaacttctccACTTATTCCTTCTCTGTTACTTCATTTCCTCCTGATGTTTAACCAAACATTAGTATATTATATAGTCACAAACATGGATGTACATACAGAATTGCTATATatctcttttgggggtggggagaaaaggatGTACATACGAAGCTGGGCCCAGAACttctggctatacactcagggatcacgtctggtgAGGCTGGGTGGACCATATGCATTGCCTGGGATCAGACTCCAGTTTTGCTGTACTCCTGCCCATTGTTATTAAATATCTAGTCACATACACTTAATCAATTAGGGCTATGTGCAGGGTAGGGATAGGAATTTGTGGTTAGAGTTAGTATTAGAGGTAGGTTTGAGGGTTAGAGATTAGGGTTATTGGGATAGGTTAGGAGTTTGGgtttagggttagagttaggggattaatattagaaattagggttagggttagataTGAGGTTATACCATGGTAGTGAAAATAAACTTTAGGGTGAAGATGATGTTAGCTTTAGGGCAATGGGtaatggctcttgccttgcatgtggcccacttaggtttgatccctagcaccttacATGATTCTCTGAGccaaccaagagtgatctctgagttcagagccaggaattacagagggtacggcacttgcctttcatgtgaccaatCTAGGTTTcatcccctacatcccatatggtcccctacatcctatatggtcccccgagcactgccaggagtaattcctgagtgcagagccagcagtactccctgaggatcaccaggtgtgaccccaaaaccacaaaaaccaaaccaaaacaaaaaaagtaaattaatttttctagtcACTGCCTTCAATTATATAGTTGTTGACACCCCCCTTCTTGCTTTTTTGCCTTATTAGGAACTGTTGGGTGGTAAGGAAGATTCTTGGAGCCTTCTTCATCATTGGTCTTTTATAAGCACTTCTATCACCTGTGGACATCTGAGTCCAGGGCACTATGACTGGGACAGATAGGACCACAGTCTTCATGTTGGATTGTCTGGTCTTTCTGAGCATATGGGGGTTTCTTCACTTCCATCTCATTGGGTTTGCAAGagttttatgtattatttattttttgctttttgggtcacacctggctgtgcacaggggttactcctggctctgcactcaggaatcacccctggcggtgttcgggggaccacatgggatgctgggaatcgaacctgggttggccatgtgcaaggcaaacaccctacccgctgtgctatcgctccagccccgagttttattttttgtgggttcCTATGAAGGGAGATGAGAGCAAAAGTGAGATCCAGCGGGCATGGGGACCACTATAATGATCtcaattttgttttaagtttaatGAGAAAgctttgaaggaatgaataatAACAGTGTAATTGCTACTGTAATAAGACAACTCTTCTGGGTCAAGTTGGAGAATATAAAAGCAGcaggggaaggaggcagagaccAGGGTACTACTGCTAGGGGAGGTCTGGTGAACAATAATTGTTGCTGTGGTAAGAGGAATGTTGTTGATGTAGCTGGGCGCAGGAGATGTGCTGGGAGTAGTCAGAAGACCTCACTGGGGAACCAGATGTAAAGTGTGAAGGAAGATAGTGAAGGGCCAGACCTAAAAGGCAGCACAGATACCACTGCAGAAAGTGGGAGGATAGCTCGGTGCTCTGTTGGGGACAAcagtgaaaaaagaagaaagtaatagAATCATGGGGAGATTCTTTCAAAGGTTGGCAGACCTACATCATGTTTCCTGTGTGACTCCAGGAAGCAGATGGAAGAAGTAGAGATTTTTGAGCTCAAGGGAAAATAGATCAGTGAAAAGATGTGTTGGGCAAGCTGGAAAAAGGGCTATTGGAAGGACtaaggtcaaagagatagtagagcagcaggacacttgtcttgctcgTGTCTGAtttgtttcaatccctggcaaaacaggtggtcccttaagcaccactaggagtgatttcctgagaacagagccaggagtaagtcctgagtattacCATATGTATCCCACGCGCGTGCCCCCCCCCACTCCGGTGgtcctcccctcaaaaaataaggaaaattactTGAGAGATTCACAAACAGAATGAGATGGAAGGTGTCAGGCGTTGTAGCTGTTAATAAGGCTGGAGGGTATGTCATTGGAAGAAATAGCAGAAAGTGTTCCCTGATATTAGTACTATTATGTCAAAGCAGTAATGAGGAAATAGACTGGAGGCATGGTCATAGAAAAGGAATAGGCATGCTGAGCATTTAAAGGTCCAAGAGTCTAATTTATCAACAAGTTAGCATTACAGTCCACGCTACAGTCCAtgctacatgtgtgtgtgtgtgttgtgtgttggggGTTTCTCTCTGTTTGGCACTTCCACCCTATGGGTTTCCTCTGATTCCTACATTTACTATAAGTAGAGTAATTGTGACATCAGAAGGCAATCATCCAATCCTGGTTTTCTGCTTTTCCCTTCACATGTCTTTTCACTCACTTTTATTTGCCTCTTAGCCTTTTCTCATCATTCATGCTGCTGCTTTCTTGCTCCTCACCTGCTCAGAGGTCTGGCATGTTGTACAGTGTATTAACATGCACATATTTCATCATGAAGCTGAATTTTAGATGTCTTCTGGCCCAggattttcaaaattttcaactGGAATGTGTCTCCTGTTAGGAATCCCAATCACCACATCATTTGTTCCTCTCTCCAGAGAGTGGGTGTTACAGGCTGAGCTGTCACCATCTCCAGTGAGGTCCCTGGTAATATCAGCATGGGCAGGCTATCTCTATCTGGGTAGTGAGCACCTGGGGGTTTGTCCGTGAAATGGAAACATCTTTAAACAAACACAGACTGGGTGGcacagacacctgggttccttctctGTTAAGTCTGAATGAGGGCTACAGATTCAGCACATTGTACACCTTGCTTCTCAGTCATACTCCATTTTCAAAACTTGCTATGAGCCTTTTGCTAGGATTTGAACTCTGTGGTTACAAGGCAGCTCTTCCAAGGTGTGAGAAGAGGAGGGATGTTCTTTTGAGCAAACCAATGTTATGTtcaatagtttcattttttttgttttgtacatacctggtagtgttcaaggctaattcctggttctgcactcaaagatca is part of the Sorex araneus isolate mSorAra2 chromosome 2, mSorAra2.pri, whole genome shotgun sequence genome and harbors:
- the C2H8orf33 gene encoding UPF0488 protein C8orf33 homolog isoform X2, translated to MAGGGEAAAKKKKKTRREACGPQGGEKASGEQTPEEAPLSAEEQAEQLARELAWCVEQLELGLRMQRPSPKQKEQAAAALRTLRSGRTSVPRKRQLMRSLFGDYRALMEAQRREALRLLKAAHVAQVHPVGEAARKKSGKVCRPRLAAGAKDTSDILDEDFKFNFF
- the C2H8orf33 gene encoding UPF0488 protein C8orf33 homolog isoform X1, with the translated sequence MAGGGEAAAKKKKKTRREACGPQGGEKASGEQTPEEAPLSAEEQAEQLARELAWCVEQLELGLRMQRPSPKQKEQAAAALRTLRSGRTSVPRKRQLMRSLFGDYRALMEAQRREALRLLKAAAHVAQVHPVGEAARKKSGKVCRPRLAAGAKDTSDILDEDFKFNFF
- the C2H8orf33 gene encoding UPF0488 protein C8orf33 homolog isoform X3 — protein: MAGGGEAAAKKKKKTRREACGPQGGEKASGEQTPEEAPLSAEEQAEQLARELAWCVEQLELGLRMQRPSPKQKEQAAAALRTLRSGRTSVPRKRQLMRSLFGDYRALMEAQRREALRLLKQLMWPRCIL
- the C2H8orf33 gene encoding UPF0488 protein C8orf33 homolog isoform X4, producing MAGGGEAAAKKKKKTRREACGPQGGEKASGEQTPEEAPLSAEEQAEQLARELAWCVEQLELGLRMQRPSPKQKEQAAAALRTLRSGRTSVPRKRQLMRSLFGDYRALMEAQRREALRLLKLMWPRCIL